In Cutaneotrichosporon cavernicola HIS019 DNA, chromosome: 1, one DNA window encodes the following:
- the PMI1 gene encoding uncharacterized protein (Mannose-6-phosphate isomerase) → MSPPPAFKVAPGINSYDWGKRGSASLAAQYARESVPDFTIVQDKPYAELWMGTHPSNPSRTATGLLSEYLAAHPNLIGSKVAQKFPDTRDGALPFLFKVLSIGTALSIQAHPDKTLASQLHKERPDIYKDPNHKPEMAIALTPFRAFLNFVPGPILLQNLITVPELGDIVPEDAIDKLAKSLGLPTSHDAVDKAAQGPFEPTTDAQKAAIKAVFSAVMHATKEQYEGAIEKLVRRYKSGKVAPCEERLRELVITLDEQYPADVGTLCVFLLNVIDLETGQAVFLGANVPHAYICGDIIECMATSDNVVRAGLTPKLRDVPTLVDMLTYEAGPAEKQELQPHEFNRDPTTLLYDPPIDEFSVLRVHLARDEMTTHRPIEGPSIAIITNGEALIKWAGSGSIPVARGDVIFMGAGVEYKWQAKQDTEAFRAFVEA, encoded by the exons ATGTCCCCACCTCCCGCCTTCAAGGTCGCCCCAGGCATCAACTCGTATGACTGGGGCAAGCGTGGCTCGGCCTCCCTTGCAGCCCAGTACGCCCGCGAGTCCGTCCCCGACTTTACTATCGTGCAGGACAAGCCCTACGCCGAG ctctGGATGGGCACACACCCGTCCAATCCCTCGCGCACTGCGACGGGGCTGCTGAGCGAATACCTCGCTGCACACCCCAACCTTATCGGTAGCAAGGTCGCACAAAAGTTCCCCGATACCAGGGACGGCGCGCTGCCGTTCCTCTTCAAGGTGCTCTCGATCGGCACCGCACTCAGCATCCAGGCGCACCCTGACAAGACGTTGGCGAGTCAGCTTCACAAGGAGAGGCCTGATATCTACAAGG ACCCCAACCACAAGCCTGAGATGGCCATTGCGCTCACGCCCTTCCGCGCGTTCCTCAACTTTGTCCCAGGCCCGATCCTGCTGCAGAACCTCATCACCGTCCCAGAGCTGGGAGACATTGTGCCTGAGGATGCGATCGACAAGCTGGCAAAGTCACTCGGCCTCCCAACGTCCCACGACGCTGTTGACAAGGCCGCCCAGGGCCCGTTCGAGCCGACGACCGACGCGCAGAAGGCCGCCATCAAGGCTGTGTTCTCCGCAGTTATGCACGCGACGAAGGAGCAGTACGAGGGCGCGATCGAGAAGCTTGTCCGCCGCTACAAGTCTGGCAAGGTTGCGCCCtgcgaggagcgcctccgcgagctcgtgatcaccctcgacgagcaGTACCCTGCCGACGTTGGCACGCTGTGCGtgttcctcctcaacgtcatcgacctcgagacggGTCAGGCTGtgttcctcggcgccaacgtGCCGCACGCATACATCTGTGGAG ACATCATCGAGTGCATGGCGACGTCTGACAACGTTGTGCGCGCAGGCCTGACGCCCAAGCTGCGCGACGTGCCAaccctcgtcgacatgcTCACGTACGAGGCCGGGCCAGCGGAGAAGCAGGAGCTGCAGCCTCATGAGTTCAACCGTGACCCCACCACTCTCCTCTACGACCCACCCATTGACGAGTTCTCGGTCCTCCGCGTCCATCTGGCTAGGGACGAAATGACGACGCACCGACCTATCGAGGGGCCTAGTATCGCCATCATCACGAACGGCGAGGCTCTCATCAAGTGGGCTGGCTCCGGATCAATCCCCGTCGCCCGTGGCGACGTCATCTTCATGGGTGCAGGCGTCGAGTATAAGTGGCAGGCGAAGCAGGACACGGAGGCGTTCCGTGCGTTCGTCGAGGCGTAG
- a CDS encoding uncharacterized protein (Belongs to the histidine acid phosphatase family): MSERTPLLGHHRRAPPVYAYPAVIAVLLLLLFPILLIAHNLPNKNEAIWIRNLGAYAPLIPHRIPPLPGGCSVDQVSVLHRHTARYPTSGAAVRLRKTLAKLVNATDPFLRTADLTMKGWEFGELTQPGREAARASGLDFRHYALPPFIRSSGARRVLDSAHLFLSSLGRGIVDVIIPEGESVNNTLCVHSCPAQRSSHSGETQVSEVIHLLGPAAARLSSLWNVQLEPEDIPNIAGMCGFDSARTGRWSSWCSLLTTDEWEAVGYVGEVGRWYAFGGGSAGWVNELVARLTDSAVVDGTCTNRTLDANPATFPLGQRLFIDFTHDNEMVAIQAALGINRRVLVQGSVPPREWVLSEIVPFGARWRFERVVCGPKRERFIRMLINDRVMPVERPECGGTLCPLDAFVASQKESRERDWAICAPDGMEISNQDAYIWML; the protein is encoded by the exons ATGTCCGAACGCACCCCCCTCCTAGGACAtcaccgccgcgcgccaccAGTATACGCTTACCCCGCTGTCATCGCGGTactgctcctgctcctgtTCCCaatcctcctcatcgcgcACAACCTGCCCAACAAGAACGAGGCAATATGGATCCGCAACCTTGGCGCCTATGCCCCTCTGATCCCTCACCGAATACCACCACTCCCAGGCGGCTGCTCAGTGGACCAAGTATCCGTG TTGCACCGCCACACGGCGCGGTATCCCACCTCGGGCGCAGCAGTACGCCTCCGCAAGACACTGGCAAAACTGGTTAACGCGACGGACCCATTTTTGCGGACAGCTGATCTAACGATGAAAGGGTGGGAGTTTGGCGAACTTACCCAGCCTGGGAGAGAAGC cgccCGCGCAAGCGGCCTCGACTTCCGACACTACGCGCTCCCACCCTTCATCCGCTCCTCCGGCGCCcgacgcgtcctcgactcCGCGCATCTATTCCTCTCCAGCCTCGGCAGGGGGATCGTAGACGTGATCATCCCAGAAGGCGAGAGCGTGAACAACACACTATGTGTGCACAGTTGCCCTGCGCAGCGCTCGAGCCATTCCGGCGAAACTCAGGTATCAGAAGTGatccacctcctcggcccggCTGCCGCTCGCCTCTCGTCTCTCTGGAATGTCCAGTTGGAACCGGAAGACATCCCAAACATCGCGGGCATGTGTGGCTTCGACTCGGCCCGAACTGGACGATGGAGTAGCTGGTGTTCCCTCCTCACAACCGATGAATGGGAGGCGGTGGGATATGTTGGTGAAGTAGGGCGGTGGTACGCCTTCGGTGGCGGCAGT GCGGGATGGGTTAACGAGCTTGTGGCGCGGCTCACCGActcggccgtcgtcgatggAACATGTACGAACCGCACGCTCGATGCTAACCCCGCCACATTTCCTTTGGGACAACGTCTCTTCATC GACTTTACACACGATAACGAGATGGTGGCTATTCAGGCGGCACTGGGAATCAACCGCCGTGTCCTTGTTCAAGGCTCAGTTCCACCCCGAGAATGGGTTCTTTCGGAGATTGTGCCTTTTGGCGCGCGGTGGCGGTTCGAACGCGTTGTCTGCGGCCCTAAAAGAGAGAGATTTATCCGCATGCTCATCAA CGATCGCGTGATGCCTGTCGAGCGGCCCGAGTGTGGTGGTACATTGTGTCCACTCGACGCGTTTGTTGCGTCCCAGAAAGAGTCGCGGGAGCGGGATTGGGCCATTTGCGCCCCAGACGGCATGGAGATAAGTAACCAGGACGCGTACATTTGGATGCTCTGA
- the ARP5 gene encoding uncharacterized protein (Actin), translating into MSSSHRSASSSLSPQPDNVIVVRDQHHFLEPQPPFDYHSLTGERTICIDPGSYTWRAGFSGMDVPYIHRPNVVARYRERKNGRNMMLFGHDVEIDANSRSNGKSMFDGDLLVHSDLLEAALDYSFLTLGIDTPKIEQPIVMTERLANPLFTRAMTSELLFELYNAPAVTYGIDSLFAFSRHGHKDGLSVHLGNSASTVVPVVDGRGDISRAKRIPFGGQQASELMQKLAQLKYPSFPLKVTPSQFTFMFQETCYFSSDYESELRSLEDPANMAAMTKVMQFPYHKPDVVEKTEEEIAAQLERRKAQGQRLQEMQAKLSAEKLAAKVAELDEYKALLAEKGNMKKADFQKRISDTTNFETEAELESWMKRTEQDIRRKQRRAMGEEPEPEEEPTFPLVDRPDEELTEEEIKDKRRQRLMKAGWEARVKIREEKQREKERLEEIQRLDDEERVNNLAAWSAKLRLEQEEVIERLGDRKKRKAQLGDRKSAAAQNRMKSIASLAADTNGGKKRKKGEEERDDGFGRDDSDWAVYREIQVDEDSEAEEDDLATLEALEAKLLKFDPNFTEDDTLEGKVRAKNALLNAFVRGGNGGKYDPEDVKQSYQIHLNVERIRVPETWFQPSLFGIDSAGVGEVAGWLLNGFEDDVRSRLMQCIVVSGGCSQLPNVVQRMRNTLTPLLPFRQPLKILGSVDADPALEAWRGMAAWAGTEEARAARITRAEYDEHGAEWLKEHAWGNVAL; encoded by the exons ATGAGCTCATCCCACcgctcggcgagcagctcgcTCAGTCCGCAGCCAGACAATGTCATCGTCGTACGGGACCAACACCACTTCCTCGAGCCACAGCCGCCCTTCGACTACCATTCTTTAACGGGCGAACGCACAATCTGCATCGATCCCGGATCGTACACGTGGCGTGCGGGCTTCAGTGGCATGGACGTGCCATACATCCACAGACCGAATGTTGTTGCACGATaccgcgagcgcaagaATGGGCGGAACATGATGCTGTTTGGACACGATGTTGAGATTGATGCCAACTCGCGCTCAAATGGCAAGAGCATGTTTGATGGCGACTTGCTGGTACATTCCGACCTCCTT GAGGCAGCGCTCGACTACAGCTTCCTCACGCTCGGGATAGACACGCCAAAAATCGAACAGCCGATTGTCATGACTGAGCGTCTGGCTAACCCCCTCTTCACACGAGCAA tgaCGTCGGAGCTCCTTTTCGAACTGTACAACGCGCCTGCAGTGACGTACGGCATTGACTCGCTGTTTGCCTTCTCGCGGCATGGGCACAAGGACGGCCTGTCCGTCCACCTCGGAAACAGCGCCAGCACCGTCGTCCCCGTTGTCGATGGGCGAGGTGACATCTCCAGAGCGAAGCGGATACCATTCGGCGGGCAACAGGCGTCGGAGCTCATGCAGAAGCTCGCACAGCTCAAGTACCCCTCATTCCCACTCAAGGTCACGCCATCACAGTTCACC TTCATGTTCCAGGAGACGTGCTATTTCTCGTCCGACTACGAGTCGGAGCTGCGCTCGCTCGAGGACCCGGCCAACATGGCTGCCATGACCAAGGTCATGCAGTTCCCTTACCACAAGCCggacgtcgtcgagaagacggaggaggagattgcAGCGCAGCTGGAGCGACGGAAAGCGCAAGGCCAGCGGCTGCAGGAGATGCAGGCCAAGCTGAGCGCCGAGAAG ctcgcggccaaggtcgcAGAGCTCGACGAGTACAAAGCGCTCCTGGCTGAGAAGGGAAATATGAAGAAGGCCGACTTCCAGAAACGCATCTCGGACACGACCAACTTTGagaccgaggccgagctcgagtcgtGGATGAAGCGCACAGAACAGGACATCCGGCGCAagcagcggcgcgcgatgggcgaggagccCGAGCCGGAAGAGGAGCCGACTTTCCCGCTTGTTGACCGACcagacgaggagctcacagaggaggagatcaaggacaAGCGGAGGCAAAGGCTCATGAAGGCGGGTTGGGAGGCGCGTGTCAAGATTcgcgaggagaagcagagggagaaggagcgcctG GAAGAAATTCAGAGGCtagatgacgaggagcgggtCAACAATCTGGCCGCATGGTCGGCCAAGCTGCGCctggagcaggaggaggtgatTGAACGGCTGGGGGATCGGAAGAAGCGGAAagcgcagctcggcgaccggAAGAGTGCTGCGGCGCAGAACCGGATGAAGTCAATCGCGTCGTTGGCAGCAGATACGAACGGGgggaagaagcgcaagaagggcgaggagg aaAGGGACGACGGGTTTGGGcgcgacgactcggactgGGCCGTCTACCGCGAGATCcaggttgacgaggactcggaggcggaggaggacgatCTGGCGAcactcgaggcgctcgaggccaagctgcTCAAGTTTGACCCTAATTTCACAGAGGACGACACGCTTGAGGGCAAGGTGCGAGCGAAGAATGCGCTCCTCAATGCCTTCGTCAGAGGCGGCAATGGAGGAAAATATGACCCCGAAGACGTCAAGCAGTCATACCAGATCCACCTGAATGTCGAGCGCATCCGCGTTCCCGAGACGTGGTTCCAGCCGAGCTTGTTTGGGATCGACAGCGCTGGCGTCGGTGAGgtggctggctggctcCTCAACGGGTTCGAGGACGATGTGCGCTCGCGCCTCATGCAG TGCATCGTCGTGTCTGGCGGATGCTCGCAGCTTCCCAACGTCGTCCAGCGCATGCGTAACACGCTCACGCCGCTCCTGCCATTCCGGCAACCACTCAAGATTCTTGGGTCGGTTGATGCGGACCCTGCGCTTGAGGCGTGGCGCGGCATGGCGGCGTGGGCTGGtacggaggaggcgagggcggcacGTATTACGCGTGCAGAGTacgacgagcacggcgCCGAGTGGCTCAAGGAACACGCATGGGGTAATGTTGCGCTGTGA
- a CDS encoding uncharacterized protein (component of the eukaryotic translation initiation factor 3 (eIF-3) complex, which is involved in protein synthesis of a specialized repertoire of mRNAs and, together with other initiation factors, stimulates binding of mRNA and methionyl-tRNAi to the 40S ribosome. The eIF-3 complex specifically targets and initiates translation of a subset of mRNAs involved in cell proliferation), which produces MTSMAAAIAASLPAQVAPTPAPAPAPAKVPARMEGFLDVEAAREVESVKLNSLAFLKISKHSTDTLPQPPAHSFQQDRQAPPHTALSSHPDALGILLGLDLDGVMEVEDCFALPGGESSLGATSYSTRLLNHLREVQTPDSPVGVYLSTHNGGFITRGAVDLLVAVEKAAGRGKAILVIHDASKAAASGDLSLKAYKLSEGARVAAKEGKWDANALQENKITASTMLSPLPVTITSSSLVSAFLATLTTSATETRPTLAAPAVPLPPTFAPLVNPLPTSLPENLGNTLDGLQLYSHEANNLAFMNRQLQREKAKHESMVKEREEENVRRRKAGQAELPIISSEFRSATKEHSRLEMMCLQGQVDGLAKSMGAEAGKGLVRCYL; this is translated from the exons ATGACGTCCATGGCCGCCGCGATCGCGGCTTCGCTCCCCGCGCAGgtcgcgccgacgcccgcccccgccccagCTCCCGCCAAGGTGCCCGCGCGCATGGAGGGCTTCCTTGACGTTGAGGCCGCCCGTGAGGTCGAGAgcgtcaagctcaactCGCTT GCGTTCCTCAAGATCTCCAAGCACTCGACCGACACGTTGCCCCAGCCTCCCGCGCACTCGTTCCAGCAGGACCGTCAGGCGCCGCCGCACACGGCCCTCTCGTCGCACCCCGACGCGCTGGGCATCCTTCTGggtctcgacctcgacggcgttatggaggttgaggacTGCTTTGCCCTCCccggcggcgagagcaGCCTCGGTG CCACGTCGTACTCGACGCGCCTGCTCAACCACCTCCGCGAGGTGCAGACCCCCGACTCGCCCGTCGGCGTCTACCTCTCGACCCACAACGGCGGTTTCATCACTCGTGGagccgtcgacctccttgtcgccgtTGAGAAGGCCGCTGGGCGCGGCAAGGCGatcctcgtcatccacGACGCGAGcaaggccgccgcgtccgGCGACCTTAGCCTCAAGGCGTACAAGCTGAGCGAGGGCGCCCGCGttgccgccaaggagggcaagtGGGACGCAAACGCGCTCCAGGAGAACAAGATTACCGCGTCGACCATGctctcccccctccccgtcACTAtcaccagctcgtcgctcgtcagcgccttcctcgcgaCCCTGACCACGTCTGCGACCGAGACTCGCCCGACCCTCGCCGCCCCAGCcgttcccctccccccgACGTTTGCTCCCCTCGTCAACCCCCTCCCGACATCGCTTCCCGAGAACCTCGGCAACAcgctcgacggcctccAGTTGTACAGCCACGAGGCCAACAACCTGGCCTTCATGAACCGTCAGCTGCAGCGCGAGAAGGCCAAGCACGAGAGCATGgtcaaggagcgcgaggaggagaatgTGCGTCGCCGCAAGGCCGGCCAGGCCGAGCTCCCTATCATCAGCTCAGAGTTCCGCTCCGCCACCAAGGAGCACTCGCGGTTGGAGATGATGTGCCTCCAGGGCCAGGTCGACGGGCTCGCCAAGAGCatgggcgccgaggccggcaAGGGTCTCGTGAGGTGTTACCTGTAG
- a CDS encoding uncharacterized protein (Fcf1) — protein MRQKRAKAYKRVMALYVGTFGFRTPYQILLGDDFLVEAAKQKDVDWWKMLGTTVQGEVKPMITQCCIEALYRKGKEFQHVVDMAKRAERRKCNHREAVAPGDCLKDMVGETNKHRYVLAVQSQPLITNLSRAPGLPVMHYNARGVLVLSPPSTATIRAKNAAEEGRRTEGTKLLEGIKDGANVVGASEPQEGRRRKVQGPNPLSVKKKKVVEEEGKKRKVEEEEEVGEEDEGRRKKKRKRGRGKGAVATAIAEINAAGGIGMGAAEEGSESD, from the exons ATGCGGCAGAAACGCGCAAAGGCTTACAAGCGAGTCATGGCACTCTATGTGGGGACCTTTGGGTTCCGCACGCCATACCAGATCCTTTTGGGAGATGACTTTCTCGTGGAAGCGGCCAAGCAGAAGGACGTCGATTGGTGGAAGATGCTCGGGACGACTGTGCAGGGGGAAGTTAAGCCGA tgaTCACGCAGTGTTGCATCGAGGCGCTGTATCGCAAGGGAAAGGAGTTCCAGCACGTTGTCGACAtggccaagcgcgccgagcgtaGGAAGTGTAACCACCGCGAGGCGGTTGCGCCGGGAGACTGTCTCAAGGACATGGTTG GCGAAACCAACAAGCACCGCTACGTCCTTGCCGTGCAATCCCAGCCCCTTATCACGAACCTCTCAAGAGCCCCTGGCCTCCCAGTGATGCACTACAACGCGCGTGGCGTGCTGGTCCTCTCGCCTCcctcgacagcgacgaTCCGAGCCAAGAACGCCGCTGAAGAAGGCCGTCGTACGGAAGGCACAAAGCTCCTGGAGGGAATCAAGGACGGGGCGAATGTCGTTGGAGCATCGGAGCCGCAGgaggggaggcggaggaaggtccAGGGTCCGAATCCGCTTAGTGTtaagaagaagaaggtggtggaggaggagggaaagAAACGCAAGgttgaagaggaagaggaagttggagaagaggacgaAGGGAGgcggaagaagaagaggaagcgCGGGCGTGGTAAGGGCGCAGTGGCTACTGCTATTGCTGAAATCAATGCTGCGGGGGGAATTGGCATGGGCGCTGCAGAGGAAGGGAGCGAGTCGGACTAG
- a CDS encoding uncharacterized protein (DNA-binding domain of DNA mismatch repair MUTS family) produces MLRRLGPITSPKRIGFWAVRARPLQIRCNSTTTSAEAKDSPKRRSRKKTTTIDFDDLPAFKVDAEGNSVGPLEDLLELGKGYRQVTSRSSKSELKERHDTAAAENAEFAHAVKAGKVPDTALSRLVYDNWRRFPDCILLTQVGSFFESYFEPAIEVSGLLGTKLTSKTYKSGTFPFTGFPIHQIDKYLKLLVQDMGYTVVLVEEEKDPLHPQPVADIRRKVARVVTPGTLVDESWLTGHESRYLLAIAEGEGEAVGKKQLDGEEEEGTPLYLAYADVSTGEFFTKAGSTTDIEDELARLAPREIVLDAALRHAWQAGEEGPGGLLELLRVLGVHVSFAESRIGQAGLERTAITLLRHHLEYALRDRMPAMDEDEFNRESQSTQMHIDAATLQALEIRHALRPGGLVGMHSSPLSAKGTLLSVLSRTVTDSGHRLLKRSLTAPSTSLPAINARLSLVAALHERETLRTDLRDSLRTLGDVMRIVQRFRAWRGDVSDVWDVARWIRGVERLRDRIRVDIGLEGRRRKAGEVKGVEGVERLQALVDAFSPLQDLAAGIEGAIDESRLPGLQAEELGDEDEDVALDKRTQARWWLRPSFSLELSELHKRIKSLTRKRAKLESRLQDEYGSSLALSISARWGYVVTAKRRDILPKERFHAVTEAKSTRTYAYNEWSSLGNKLDEAYVELGVAEARALNRLRAMVVERASTIQANAELVDELDLTAGFAQAALDLNYVRPVLDETTDLQIVNGRHPSVEAGLLSQARAFTPNSTVMTRNSNMHVITGPNQGGKSTLLRQTAVIAILAQAGSFVPADKAQIGIVDRVFSRVGARDDLFRDRSTFMLEMVETATILRSATPRSLVIMDEIGRGTTLNAGMAIAFATLDYILSNVGCRTLFATHYHELARMLGAGSELRDGVAFFCTDVQEAGEGFSYAYRLRPGINYDSHAIMAAQIAGMPEGFLDVARRTLAGLEGKEVGRESDVVEDVVEAEQARG; encoded by the exons ATGCTCCGCCGCCTGGGTCCGATCACCTCTCCGAAGCGCATCGGGTTCTGGGCGGTTCGGGCTCGACCGCTCCAAATACGATGCAACTCGACCACTACCTCGGCAGAGGCTAAGGATTCGCCAAAACGCCGCAGCAGAAAGAAAACCACCACGATTGACTTTGACGACCTCCCGGCATTCAAGGTCGACGCGGAGGGTAACAGCGTCGGCCCGCTCGAGGACCTACTGGAGCTCGGGAAGGGTTACAGGCAAG TCacctctcgctcctccaagagtgagctcaaggagcggcacgacacggcggcggctgagAATGCCGAGTTTGCGCACGCGGTCAAGGCCGGCAAAGTCCCGGATACAGCCCTCTCGCGGCTGGTGTACGATAACTGGCGCCGATTCCCAGACTGCATCCTGCTCACGCAGGTCGGGAGTTTCTTCGAG TCATATTTTGAGCCTGCGATTGAGGTTTCTGGTCTCCTCGGCACCAAGCTTACGAGCAAGACGTATAAATCCGGCACGTTCCCATTTACGGGGTTTCCGATACATCAGATCGACAAGTACCTCAAGCTCCTGGTGCAGGATATGGGGTATACGGTCGTGctggttgaggaggagaaggatcCGCTGCATCCTCAGCCGGTTGCTGATATTCGACGCAaggtcgcgcgcgtggTCACGCCCGGCACGCTGGTTGATGAGAGCTGGTTGACGGGCCATGAGAGTCGgtacctcctcgccattgctgagggcgagggagaggcggtGGGGAAGAAACAGCTCgacggagaggaggaggaggggacACCGCTGTACCTCGCGTACGCTGACGTGTCGACTGGCGAGTTCTTCACTAAAGCTGGGAGCACGACAGATATCGAGGACGAACtggcgcgcctcgcgccgcgTGAAATtgtgctcgacgccgccctACGACACGCATGGCAggctggggaggagggcccCGGCGGGCTACTGGAACTCCTGCGCGTGTTGGGCGTACACGTCTCATTTGCTGAATCGAGGATAGGCCAGGCAGGTCTTGAACGTACCGCCATCACCCTACTTCGCCATCACCTGGAATATGCGCTACGCGACCGCATGCCCgccatggacgaggacgagttcaaTCGCGAATCCCAGAGCACACAGATGCACATTGACGCGGCGACATTGCAAGCCCTTGAGATCCGGCATGCTTTACGCCCCGGCGGGTTGGTGGGCATGCACTCGTCCCCTCTCAGCGCCAAGGGTACGCTTCTGAGCGTGCTGTCGCGCACCGTGACCGACTCTGGACACCGGCTGCTCAAGCGTTCTCTTACCGCACCGTCCACTAGCCTCCCAGCTATTAATGCGCGGTTATCCCTCGTGGCGGCTCtgcacgagcgcgagacACTACGCACCGACCTAAGGGACAGCCTTAGGACTTTGGGGGACGTCATGCGTATTGTGCAGCGATTCCGCGCGTGGCGGGGTGATGTGAGCGATGTGTGGGACGTCGCGCGGTGGATCAGGGGCGTGGAAAGGCTGCGGGACCGGATCAGGGTGGATATCGGACTCGAaggtcggcggcggaagGCTGGAGAGGTTAAGGGTGTGGAGGGTGTGGAGAGACTccaggcgctcgtcgatgcGTTTTCGCCGCTTCAAGACTTGGCGGCCGGGATCGAGGGCGCGATTGACGAGTCTCGCCTTCCCGGGCTGCAGGCGGAGGAACtgggtgatgaggatgaggacgtgGCGCTGGATAAACGCACACAAGCGCGCTGGTGGTTGCGGCCGAG cttCTCGCTCGAGCTGAGTGAGCTGCATAAACGCATCAAGAGCCTGACGCGCAAGCGCGCGAAATTGGAATCTCGACTGCAAGACGAGTACGGCTCGTCACTGGCGCTGAGCATAAGTGCGCGGTGGGGATACGTTGTGACCGCCAAGCGGCGGGACATTTTACCCAAGGAGCGCTTCCACGCAGTCACAGAGGCCAAGAGCACGCGCACGTACGCGTACAAT GAATGGTCAAGCCTCGGTAACAAGTTGGACGAAGCGtacgtcgagctcggggtagccgaggcgcgcgcgttgAACCGGCTACGTGCAatggtcgtcgagcgcgcatCTACGATCCAAGCCAACGCcgaactcgtcgacgagctcgacctgACTGCCGGGTTCGCGCAGGCTGCCCTCGACTTGAATTACGTGCGGCCCGTCTTGGACGAGACCACGGACCTACAGATCGTCAATGGCCGCCACCCAAGTGTTGAGGCTGGCCTATTATCTCAAGCACGCGCATTCACCCCCAATTCGACGGTGATGACTCGGAACAGTAATATGCACGTCATCACCGGTCCGAACCAAGGAGGAAAAAGTACACTTCTCCGCCAAACTGCCGTGATAGCCATCTTGGCTCAAGCTGGCAGTTTTGTTCCAGCCGATAAAGCACAGATTGGTATTGTGGATAGGGTATTTTCGCGCGTCGGGGCTCGAGATGACCTGTTCCGCGATCGGAGTACGTTCATGCTCGAGATGGTGGAAACGGCCACGATTCTTCGTTCAGCTACACCACGGAGTTTGGTTATCATGGACGAGATTGGGCGAGGCACGACACTTAATGCGGGTATGGCGATTGCGTTTGCGACCCTCGATTATATCCTCTCCAATGTTGGGTGTCGGACACTTTTCGCAACGCATTACCATGAACTCGCGAGGATGCTTGGTGCGGGATCCGAGTTGAGGGACGGCGTCGCATTCTTCTGCACCGACGTCCaggaggcgggggagggaTTCTCTTATGCGTACAGGCTGCGGCCGGGGATCAATTACGACTCGCATGCGATCATGGCGGCACAGATTGCGGGTATGCCCGAGGGGTTTCTCGACGTTGCGCGGAGGACGCTAGCGGGGTtggagggcaaggaggtagggagggagagtgaCGTGGTAGAAGACGTGGTGGAGGCTGAGCAAGCAAGAGGGTAA